The following coding sequences lie in one Methanobacterium alcaliphilum genomic window:
- a CDS encoding CDP-glycerol glycerophosphotransferase family protein: MNTEPLKRTIYKICNRFIPKNKKKIAFESIPDFTDNSKAFYDYFIENNLDNEYKLHWQVDEKNNNINVPQYLKFSKSGLYHLFRSKYIVTTHQNFMDIKSPKQTTINLWHGMPLKAMGYAENKNDNEILPFPSRDHNYILISTSNIMRSSLSACFYMDPRKIYNTGQPRSDKLFKTEKSEANLFKLIEHDLNYDKIILFAPTYRQGFERNEGELFQNILNLENYEEETFLEYLEDNNILFLIKMHPFEENHYKKTIKNSKNLKLITSKKLQEEFLDLYDFLGAVDILITDYSSIYFDFLLLNKPMLFTPTDLEDYSNFRGLILEPYDFWAPGPKVTEFEDFLQELDNCINDPIYYKKERKLVNDIVNKFQDDKSSERVFNLVFKSGLF, translated from the coding sequence ATGAACACTGAACCACTAAAAAGAACCATCTATAAAATCTGCAATCGATTTATACCCAAGAATAAAAAAAAGATTGCATTTGAGAGTATTCCTGATTTTACAGATAATTCAAAAGCATTCTATGACTACTTCATTGAAAACAACCTGGACAATGAATACAAACTACATTGGCAAGTAGATGAAAAAAATAACAATATAAATGTCCCCCAATATTTAAAATTCTCAAAATCAGGTCTTTACCACTTATTCAGATCCAAATACATAGTGACCACCCATCAGAATTTCATGGATATTAAATCACCCAAGCAAACCACAATAAACCTCTGGCATGGAATGCCCTTGAAGGCCATGGGTTATGCTGAAAATAAAAATGACAATGAAATTTTACCTTTTCCCAGTAGAGACCACAACTACATATTAATTAGTACTTCTAATATAATGCGCAGCTCCCTATCTGCCTGTTTTTATATGGACCCTAGAAAAATATATAACACCGGCCAACCACGCTCTGATAAACTATTTAAAACTGAAAAGAGTGAGGCCAATCTCTTCAAATTAATTGAACACGACTTGAATTACGATAAGATCATCCTTTTTGCCCCGACTTATCGCCAGGGTTTTGAACGAAATGAGGGAGAACTTTTCCAAAACATTTTAAACTTAGAAAATTACGAAGAAGAAACTTTCTTGGAATATTTAGAAGATAACAATATTTTATTCCTGATTAAAATGCATCCTTTTGAAGAAAATCACTATAAAAAAACAATAAAAAACTCCAAAAATTTAAAATTAATCACATCTAAAAAACTTCAAGAGGAATTTTTAGATCTTTACGATTTTTTAGGAGCAGTGGACATCCTAATAACAGATTACTCCTCAATTTATTTCGATTTTTTACTTTTAAACAAACCAATGCTGTTCACTCCAACAGATTTAGAAGACTATTCTAATTTCAGAGGCCTGATCTTAGAGCCTTATGATTTCTGGGCTCCAGGGCCTAAAGTTACTGAATTTGAAGATTTCCTGCAAGAGTTGGACAACTGCATAAATGATCCTATTTACTATAAAAAAGAGAGGAAACTTGTAAACGACATCGTTAACAAGTTCCAGGATGATAAGTCCAGTGAAAGGGTTTTCAACCTGGTTTTTAAAAGTGGTTTATTCTAA
- a CDS encoding flippase: protein MDIIRYIKEKLKSEDYRVLVENFFSLSALQVVGYILPLITVPYLTRTLGVANYGLVNFAMALMAYFKILTEYGFGLSAVREISIHRDDPEKVSEIFSAVMIIKILLTVLAFCILYVVVFSFSKFSSNALMYLLAFGWVIGYTISPMWFFQGMERMKYITILNVLTNLIFVFAIFAVVRSAADFIFVPLLYSLGIIISGLISLVIIYRTFKVRFHIPSRSFIVETFKDSTNFFLSGASASIYTSSNTFFLGIFTNNTAVGYYSAAEKLYVAMQGLYAPLLQVIYPYMAKTKNKVFHRKIFKSVTALNAVFCVLLIVFSGFIVNLLFGPAFGPSTGVLQILAVALIIVIPSMILGYPFLAVLGQQKYANGSVVIGAVVHLGMILVISSFMNIYLVAGLVVFTELVVLSIRAYGVKRHKLW from the coding sequence ATGGACATAATCAGATATATCAAAGAAAAACTAAAATCAGAAGACTACCGCGTCCTGGTAGAAAACTTCTTCTCACTATCAGCACTACAAGTAGTGGGCTATATACTGCCCTTAATCACAGTTCCTTATTTAACCAGAACTCTAGGAGTAGCCAATTATGGATTAGTTAACTTTGCCATGGCACTCATGGCCTACTTTAAGATACTAACTGAATACGGATTTGGTTTGTCTGCTGTAAGGGAAATATCTATACATAGAGATGATCCAGAGAAGGTCTCGGAGATTTTCTCAGCTGTGATGATTATTAAAATTTTGTTGACTGTATTGGCTTTTTGTATTTTGTACGTTGTAGTGTTTTCGTTTTCCAAGTTTTCATCCAATGCCTTGATGTATTTATTAGCCTTTGGATGGGTCATTGGTTACACCATATCGCCCATGTGGTTCTTCCAAGGCATGGAACGGATGAAGTATATAACTATATTGAATGTTTTAACAAATTTGATATTTGTCTTTGCTATATTTGCAGTTGTTAGAAGTGCTGCAGACTTTATATTTGTTCCTTTACTTTATTCGTTGGGGATTATAATCTCGGGTTTAATTTCTTTGGTGATTATTTATAGAACATTTAAGGTAAGGTTCCATATTCCTTCTCGCAGCTTCATTGTTGAAACATTTAAAGACAGTACCAACTTCTTCTTATCAGGAGCATCAGCTTCCATCTATACTTCCAGTAACACATTCTTCTTAGGGATTTTTACTAATAACACTGCTGTTGGTTATTATTCGGCTGCTGAGAAGCTTTATGTTGCCATGCAAGGATTATATGCTCCCCTTTTACAGGTAATTTATCCATACATGGCTAAAACAAAAAATAAAGTATTTCACCGTAAAATATTTAAATCAGTAACTGCTTTAAATGCAGTTTTTTGTGTTCTATTGATTGTATTTAGTGGATTTATTGTAAATTTACTCTTTGGACCCGCATTTGGGCCAAGCACAGGAGTACTGCAGATACTAGCTGTGGCATTGATAATAGTCATCCCCTCCATGATACTGGGCTACCCATTTTTAGCAGTACTGGGCCAACAAAAATACGCCAATGGAAGTGTGGTAATCGGGGCAGTTGTACACTTGGGCATGATTTTGGTGATTTCTTCCTTCATGAATATTTACCTTGTCGCGGGCTTGGTGGTTTTCACGGAGTTGGTAGTGCTGAGCATACGCGCATATGGGGTAAAACGACATAAATTGTGGTGA
- a CDS encoding glycosyltransferase — protein MKVLFQSREDLFDVVGGDTIQLLRTKEFLENLGVEIDLKTDFNPDLKDYDLVHLFNITRVHETYLHSLNCQRQNKPMVLSPIYWDFDEMLRTTGSKLRHRLYKKSIHNVGSVYDKLFSASNLIKRWTASEITQIKMGFVKQQIKTLSLAQAILPNSQIEADLMVKQFHLSPEIIHVVPNAVDEKFLNATPELFKERYDLDNFILSVARIDPRKNTLNLIKAANSENIPLVLIGDKLPGNYTVQCEKESFNGNVTFIEQISHDDPILSSAYAAANTHAIVSWYETPGISSLEASLTGCNIVTTDRGSTTEYFEDLVHYCDPSNLNSIKEAVKEAYNSPPNNNLKQHILENFTWDIVAEKTLNAYKSVLKK, from the coding sequence TTGAAGGTTTTATTCCAGAGTAGAGAGGATTTATTTGATGTGGTAGGTGGAGACACTATCCAGTTACTTAGAACTAAGGAATTTTTAGAAAATTTAGGTGTTGAAATAGATTTAAAAACAGATTTCAACCCAGATTTAAAAGATTATGACCTGGTGCATTTATTTAACATCACCCGGGTCCACGAAACATACCTCCACTCCCTTAACTGCCAAAGACAAAATAAACCTATGGTACTATCTCCTATTTACTGGGACTTTGATGAGATGTTAAGGACCACCGGCTCTAAATTAAGGCACAGATTATATAAAAAGAGCATCCATAACGTGGGAAGTGTTTATGATAAGTTGTTCAGTGCCTCTAATTTAATCAAGAGGTGGACTGCCTCTGAAATAACTCAAATTAAGATGGGTTTTGTAAAGCAGCAGATTAAAACACTCTCTTTAGCCCAAGCAATCTTACCTAACTCCCAGATTGAAGCGGATTTAATGGTGAAGCAATTTCATTTAAGCCCGGAAATTATCCACGTGGTTCCTAATGCTGTGGATGAGAAATTCTTAAATGCCACCCCAGAATTATTTAAAGAGAGATACGATTTAGATAATTTTATTCTATCTGTAGCCCGTATTGACCCTCGTAAAAATACTTTAAATCTTATAAAAGCTGCAAATAGTGAAAATATTCCTTTAGTTCTTATTGGAGATAAATTACCAGGTAACTACACTGTTCAGTGCGAAAAGGAATCATTTAATGGGAACGTGACATTCATAGAGCAAATCTCACACGACGATCCTATTTTATCTTCTGCTTATGCTGCAGCCAATACCCATGCTATTGTGAGCTGGTATGAGACCCCAGGGATATCCAGCTTAGAAGCATCCCTAACAGGATGTAACATAGTAACAACCGATAGAGGCAGTACCACTGAATATTTCGAAGATTTGGTGCATTACTGCGACCCTTCTAATTTAAATAGTATAAAAGAAGCCGTAAAAGAAGCATATAACTCTCCGCCAAATAACAATTTAAAACAACACATCTTAGAGAATTTCACCTGGGATATTGTGGCAGAAAAAACACTGAATGCTTATAAAAGCGTTTTAAAAAAATAA